A genomic region of Acidimicrobiia bacterium contains the following coding sequences:
- the ruvA gene encoding Holliday junction branch migration protein RuvA: MIALLNGNIASVTLNGDVTIDVNGVGYKVSMPERETINLRAGNAITVFVHTQVREDSIVLFGFIESSSKELFEKLISVSGIGGKLALVMLSVLSAQGIVDALSTSDVDMLCSVPGIGKKTAQRMVVELSSVQSIFDIFVPNIQSTTQNEVREALEELGYRRDEITSIITNVDPTLSIDVMIKECLRLMAKV; this comes from the coding sequence ATGATTGCTCTTCTAAATGGCAATATAGCAAGCGTGACATTAAACGGTGACGTTACTATAGATGTAAATGGTGTGGGTTATAAAGTTTCTATGCCCGAACGTGAGACAATAAATTTACGTGCTGGTAATGCAATTACAGTATTTGTTCATACACAAGTTAGGGAAGATTCTATTGTTTTATTTGGTTTCATTGAGTCGAGTTCTAAAGAGCTTTTTGAAAAATTGATTTCGGTTTCCGGTATAGGAGGAAAACTGGCACTTGTTATGCTCTCTGTCCTCAGTGCCCAAGGCATAGTCGACGCTTTAAGTACATCTGATGTAGATATGCTTTGTTCAGTACCAGGTATCGGTAAAAAAACTGCACAAAGAATGGTTGTAGAGTTGTCCAGCGTTCAATCAATATTCGATATTTTTGTTCCAAATATTCAAAGCACAACACAGAATGAAGTTCGAGAAGCATTAGAGGAACTTGGGTATAGACGTGATGAGATAACATCAATTATTACTAATGTAGACCCAACTTTGAGCATCGATGTGATGATAAAAGAATGTTTGCGACTTATGGCAAAGGTATAA
- the ruvB gene encoding Holliday junction branch migration DNA helicase RuvB — translation MFATYGKGIRFILRNEIIDLVDPEIEEEVVDVEIRNSTRPSSFDEFVGQDDIITHLSIMIEAAKTSLRPLDHVLLAGPPGLGKTSLASIIAREMGVNLSVTSGPALERPGDLAAILSNLKDNDVLFIDEIHRLSRNIEEVLYPAMEDFQFDIVIGKGPTARSVRIDLPKFTLVGATTRTGSITGPLRDRFGFFARVQYYTDENLIKIVERVAKLDETNITPEAASLIAKRGRGTPRIVQRLYRRVRDYCLVKHDSDINPEGVNNACELFGIDEQGLDNSDRAYLECLTATYSGRAVGVSTLAVTLGESNETIEDMIEPYLIINGFVERTSRGRVATEKAFMHLNIEPKSIPQRDQADKD, via the coding sequence ATGTTTGCGACTTATGGCAAAGGTATAAGGTTTATTTTGCGCAATGAAATAATTGATCTAGTGGATCCAGAAATTGAAGAAGAAGTGGTTGATGTTGAAATACGAAATTCAACACGACCTAGTAGCTTTGATGAATTTGTAGGGCAAGATGACATTATTACACATCTTTCAATAATGATTGAAGCAGCAAAAACTTCATTGCGACCTTTAGATCATGTTTTATTAGCAGGGCCACCTGGTTTGGGTAAAACATCGCTTGCTTCTATTATTGCTAGAGAAATGGGAGTTAACCTATCAGTGACTTCTGGTCCAGCGCTTGAAAGACCAGGCGATTTAGCAGCGATACTTTCTAATCTTAAAGACAACGATGTATTGTTCATTGATGAGATCCATAGGCTCTCTCGTAATATTGAAGAAGTTCTATATCCGGCAATGGAGGACTTCCAATTCGATATAGTTATTGGTAAAGGACCGACTGCAAGAAGTGTGCGTATTGATCTTCCTAAATTTACTTTAGTGGGAGCTACTACACGTACAGGTTCAATAACAGGGCCACTGCGTGATCGCTTCGGATTCTTTGCGCGTGTGCAGTATTATACAGATGAAAATTTAATAAAAATTGTTGAACGAGTAGCGAAATTGGATGAGACGAATATTACACCTGAGGCTGCTAGCTTAATTGCAAAACGTGGTCGTGGTACACCTCGTATAGTTCAACGTTTATATAGACGTGTTAGAGATTATTGTCTTGTAAAACATGATAGTGATATTAATCCAGAAGGTGTTAATAATGCTTGCGAACTTTTTGGAATTGATGAGCAAGGTCTAGATAATTCGGATCGCGCATATCTTGAATGTCTAACTGCAACATATTCTGGTAGAGCGGTTGGCGTTTCTACCTTGGCCGTCACTTTAGGTGAGTCGAATGAAACTATTGAAGATATGATTGAACCTTATCTAATAATCAATGGTTTTGTAGAAAGAACTTCACGAGGTAGGGTAGCTACTGAAAAAGCATTTATGCATCTAAATATAGAACCAAAATCGATACCACAGAGAGACCAAGCCGATAAAGATTAA
- the yajC gene encoding preprotein translocase subunit YajC — protein MITFAANSNSSGIPTLLFSAVAIAFLFFFMIVRPQKKNTLRHKALLDDLEIGDEIITNGGIYGTIDSINDDTIQLEIANKTNITLSKKSIAMKKVLKEELKIDDLKKDDTVKDDADLKENK, from the coding sequence ATGATCACATTTGCAGCAAATTCAAATTCGAGCGGTATTCCGACATTATTATTTAGTGCGGTTGCTATAGCTTTCTTATTCTTCTTTATGATAGTTAGACCTCAGAAAAAAAATACTTTAAGACACAAAGCACTATTAGATGATCTAGAAATAGGTGATGAGATAATAACAAACGGTGGTATATATGGAACAATTGATTCTATAAATGACGACACAATTCAATTAGAAATTGCCAATAAAACAAATATTACACTTTCTAAGAAGTCGATTGCAATGAAAAAAGTGCTAAAAGAAGAACTTAAAATAGATGATTTAAAAAAAGATGACACTGTAAAAGATGACGCTGATTTGAAAGAAAATAAATGA